From the Candidatus Peregrinibacteria bacterium genome, one window contains:
- the queA gene encoding tRNA preQ1(34) S-adenosylmethionine ribosyltransferase-isomerase QueA, with the protein MKTTEFDFVLPKEQIAKKPLSKRELAKLMVIDRNTKHRAHRNIGDLPDILNENDVLVFNRSRVIPARILLSEKEEVFLCHKITPKKWACMIRTGKAFPVGRILSFSDGSHAEVEKIRDDGLREISFFSKESFSTFLEKYGSIPLPPYLERQATQEDKNDYQTVFADHDGSVAAPTAGLHFTKPLLELLQKKKVQMEWVTLHVGLGTFLPVKTEEIKDHQMHAEYAEISVETAESLARAKKSGKRIIAVGSTSLRTLESSVRKNGAMMPFQDFTKLFLFPPADFCFVDGFFTNFHLPKSTLLMLVSAFMSPKKMEGKDILLAAYQEAIQKNYRFFSYGDAMLIL; encoded by the coding sequence GTGAAAACTACGGAATTCGATTTTGTCCTCCCAAAAGAACAAATTGCCAAAAAACCACTGAGCAAAAGGGAATTGGCAAAACTCATGGTGATTGACCGAAATACAAAACACAGGGCACACAGAAACATTGGCGATCTTCCTGATATTTTAAATGAAAATGATGTTCTTGTCTTTAATCGGAGTCGAGTTATTCCCGCACGAATCCTTCTTTCGGAAAAAGAAGAAGTTTTTCTCTGTCACAAAATAACACCCAAAAAATGGGCATGCATGATTCGCACGGGAAAAGCCTTTCCAGTAGGAAGAATACTAAGCTTTTCTGATGGATCACACGCAGAAGTAGAGAAAATTCGAGATGATGGACTTCGAGAGATTTCTTTTTTCTCGAAGGAATCATTTTCGACATTTTTGGAAAAATATGGAAGTATTCCTCTTCCGCCCTATTTGGAGAGACAGGCAACTCAAGAAGATAAAAATGACTATCAAACAGTCTTTGCCGATCACGATGGATCTGTGGCGGCACCAACAGCAGGACTCCATTTTACAAAACCTCTTCTTGAGCTCCTACAAAAAAAGAAAGTTCAAATGGAGTGGGTAACCCTTCATGTTGGTCTTGGAACATTTTTACCAGTAAAAACAGAGGAAATAAAAGACCACCAAATGCATGCGGAATATGCAGAAATATCGGTAGAAACCGCTGAATCTCTCGCAAGAGCAAAAAAATCGGGAAAACGGATTATTGCGGTAGGAAGTACGTCCCTCAGAACCTTAGAAAGTAGTGTGAGGAAAAATGGAGCGATGATGCCCTTTCAGGATTTTACAAAACTTTTCCTCTTTCCTCCGGCAGATTTTTGCTTTGTTGACGGTTTTTTTACAAATTTTCATCTTCCAAAAAGCACACTTCTCATGCTCGTTTCCGCATTTATGAGTCCAAAAAAAATGGAGGGAAAAGATATTCTTCTTGCGGCGTACCAAGAGGCAATTCAAAAGAACTATCGTTTCTTCTCATACGGCGATGCTATGCTCATTCTGTAG
- a CDS encoding GGDEF domain-containing protein produces the protein MAFGKSKEVLQPSLQKTTPCTTKVLQEVRDFLEQEGIIVLRRKEDDSFLLSFVEEAVQYVLQKGFLGNDEKLFCFLVTQRVALKFSLEKIHDLNERLREANNTIDKSKREGMLDLLTGTYNRKGLSDEFKKRNVERKEDDLEKNFSILFIDLDNFKKVNDTRGHSEGDKVLQKVAQILQGREHDVVARWGGDEFVILLNCTKDAIIVAHRYRELILDITDDDGKKYGIGASIGIVEIPHKEIGRGIHLVSQADDAMYAVKNSGKNGVCIWINGKVYIIDPPKEK, from the coding sequence ATGGCTTTTGGTAAATCAAAAGAGGTGCTACAACCTAGTCTTCAAAAAACAACACCCTGCACTACAAAAGTTCTTCAAGAGGTGAGAGATTTTTTAGAGCAAGAAGGTATTATTGTTTTACGGAGAAAAGAGGATGATTCTTTTCTTCTTTCGTTTGTAGAAGAAGCAGTACAGTATGTTTTGCAGAAAGGGTTTCTGGGAAACGACGAAAAGCTGTTTTGTTTTCTTGTTACTCAGCGAGTTGCTTTGAAGTTTTCTCTCGAAAAAATACACGATCTCAATGAAAGGTTACGAGAAGCAAATAATACGATAGATAAATCAAAAAGAGAAGGTATGTTAGATCTCCTTACAGGTACTTACAATCGAAAGGGACTTTCAGATGAATTCAAAAAGAGAAATGTTGAAAGAAAAGAAGATGATCTAGAAAAAAACTTTTCCATTCTCTTCATTGATCTCGATAATTTTAAGAAAGTGAATGATACCAGAGGGCATTCAGAGGGTGATAAGGTGTTGCAAAAAGTGGCACAAATCTTACAGGGACGAGAACATGATGTCGTCGCTCGATGGGGAGGTGATGAATTCGTTATACTTCTCAATTGTACTAAGGATGCAATAATAGTTGCTCACAGGTATCGGGAGCTTATTTTGGATATAACAGACGATGACGGCAAAAAATATGGAATAGGCGCATCTATAGGGATTGTAGAGATTCCACATAAAGAAATAGGAAGGGGAATCCATCTTGTGAGCCAAGCAGATGATGCAATGTACGCAGTAAAAAATTCGGGAAAAAATGGAGTTTGTATTTGGATTAATGGAAAGGTGTATATCATAGATCCTCCTAAAGAAAAATGA